A region of Vitis vinifera cultivar Pinot Noir 40024 chromosome 13, ASM3070453v1 DNA encodes the following proteins:
- the LOC100266810 gene encoding laccase-17: protein MGASLLSSTAIFRVMFIVLNTLWLSPELASSAGVTRHYKFHIKLQNVTRLCHTKSIVSVNGQFPGPPIIAREGDQVVVKVINHVQNNVTIHWHGVRQLRSGWADGPAYVTQCPIQTGQTYVYNFTITGQRGTLFWHAHISWLRATLYGPIIILPKKNVPYPFVKPYKEVPIIFGEWWNADPEAVITQALQNGGGPNVSDAYTINGLPGPLYNCSAQDTFKLKVKPGRTYLLRLINAALNDELFFSIANHTLTVVDVDAIYVKPFKTDTILITPGQTTNLLLKAKPHFPNATFLMAARPYATGRGTFDNSTVTGLLHYETPPKSSPSASSFKNLPLFKPTLPPLNDTSFAANFTHKLRSLANSQFPANVPQKVDKRFFFTVGLGTNPCPQNQTCQGPNNSTKFSASVNNVSFVLPTTAILQAHFFQQSNGVYTTDFPATPIFPFNYTGTPPNNTMVNNGTKVVVLPFNTSVELVLQDTSILGIESHPLHLHGFNFFVVGQGFGNFDSKKDPPKFNLVDPVERNTVGVPSGGWVAIRFLADNPGVWFMHCHFEVHMSWGLKMVWMVMDGKLPNQKLPPPPSDLPQC, encoded by the exons CATGTTCATAGTTTTGAACACTCTGTGGCTCTCTCCTGAGCTTGCCAGTAGTGCTGGCGTTACTAGACATTACAAGTTCCat ATCAAGCTGCAGAATGTGACAAGATTGTGCCACACGAAGAGCATTGTGAGTGTGAATGGGCAGTTTCCAGGACCTCCCATCATTGCTAGAGAAGGAGATCAAGTGGTGGTTAAGGTGATTAACCATGTGCAGAACAATGTCACCATCCATTG GCATGGAGTTCGACAGCTTCGAAGCGGGTGGGCTGATGGGCCTGCATATGTGACTCAGTGCCCTATTCAAACAGGCCAGACCTATGTATACAATTTCACCATCACTGGCCAAAGGGGAACCCTGTTTTGGCATGCTCACATTTCATGGCTAAGAGCCACTCTCTATGGACCCATCATCATCCTACCAAAGAAAAATGTGCCTTACCCATTTGTCAAACCCTACAAGGAAGTTCCCATCATATTTG GAGAATGGTGGAATGCTGATCCTGAGGCAGTCATCACCCAGGCCCTGCAGAATGGAGGAGGCCCCAATGTCTCCGATGCCTACACCATCAACGGCCTCCCTGGCCCCTTGTACAACTGCTCAGCTCAAG ATACTTTCAAGCTAAAGGTGAAACCTGGAAGGACATACCTCCTGAGATTGATCAATGCTGCACTCAATGATGAGCTCTTCTTCAGCATTGCCAATCACACCCTTACAGTGGTTGATGTGGATGCTATTTATGTCAAACCCTTTAAAACTGATACAATTCTGATCACACCAGGCCAAACCACCAACCTCCTCCTCAAAGCCAAACCCCACTTCCCTAATGCCACCTTCCTTATGGCTGCTCGCCCTTATGCCACTGGCCGTGGAACTTTTGACAATTCCACTGTCACCGGTCTCCTCCACTATGAAACACCACCCAAATCCTCTCCCTCTGCCTCCTCATTTAAAAATCTTCCCCTCTTCAAACCAACACTCCCTCCTCTAAACGACACTTCCTTTGCAGCCAACTTCACTCACAAACTCCGCAGTTTAGCAAATAGTCAGTTCCCTGCTAATGTACCTCAAAAGGTTGATAAACGATTTTTCTTCACGGTTGGGCTGGGGACAAACCCTTGCCCCCAGAACCAGACTTGTCAAGGACCCAATAATAGCACCAAGTTTTCAGCTTCGGTTAACAACGTCTCCTTTGTTCTACCCACCACAGCCATCCTCCAAGCACACTTTTTTCAGCAATCCAATGGCGTCTACACCACTGATTTTCCAGCCACTCCAATCTTTCCTTTCAATTATACGGGGACACCACCCAACAACACCATGGTGAACAATGGAACTAAGGTGGTGGTGCTTCCATTTAACACCAGTGTGGAGTTAGTGCTGCAAGATACTAGTATTCTTGGGATTGAAAGCCACCCCTTGCACCTTCATGGGTTCAACTTCTTTGTGGTTGGTCAAGGCTTTGGGAACTTCGATTCAAAGAAGGATCCTCCCAAATTCAATCTCGTAGACCCAGTTGAGAGGAACACGGTGGGCGTGCCTTCTGGAGGATGGGTGGCTATTCGCTTCCTTGCTGACAACCCAG GTGTATGGTTCATGCACTGCCACTTCGAAGTTCACATGAGCTGGGGCTTGAAAATGGTTTGGATGGTAATGGATGGGAAACTGCCTAACCAGAAGCTGCCTCCTCCACCCTCTGATCTTCCCCAATGTTGA